From Ndongobacter massiliensis:
CATCGAGTTCTTTGAGGATGTCTTCCGATTTAACTTCAAAGAAATAGCCCGTTCTTGCCGCTACAATCAGCATTTCCTTCGCCGGCTTATCTTCTTGATAACGTTCTGCCTTTTTTCTAAGCTCTACCTCATTGTCGATAAGTTTTTCGCAGTCATTGTATACCCCCTCAATAATGTTGGACATTTTAAGGTTTCCAAGTACCTGTTTCGAAAAAACAATGAAGCCGATCATCGTAATAATCGAGTAAGCAATTCCGAAGCTTCCCGCCACTACCTTTTGGTCTGAATGAAGATCTTGAAGAAGTAAAATGCTGATTACGGAGTAAAAAAAGCCACTGACAAATATACCATATAAGCCCAAAACACCGGTCCTGTCTATAAATCTTTGAAGCATCCTGGGTGATATGCTGCTGCTATATTTGTTGAGTACGGTGACAATGGTGGTAAAACAAAAAATGCTGATCGTCAAAAAGACACCCGAAATATTTGAAAGAAAGTTGACGGAAACTTCTACGGACAACAAGAGTTGCTTTGGAATATAATTCTTTAAATCGGGATATTGATGATCAATAAGCCAAGTGATTAAAAGAAGCACTCCCGTCAAGAGGATAAACTTCGACATCTTTAACAGATTTTTTTGATTGATAAACCACAGCTTGATTTTCGATAACATTATTTTCTCTTCTCTATACGCGAATAATTTATGATTTTGGTCGATTGTAAAATCACATGGAATGTGAAATGTGAAAAGACCCTATAGCGCCTCTCTGCCTCTCTGTAGAAAGTAGTGTTCAGAGCTTCTCTCACAATACAAAGATCCCTATGAACCATTTCCATTCTACTACTTTATTCCAAAAGGAGTGTTACATTCCGCCAAAACTATTGTAAAATTTTTAAGATTTTACGAACTTGGAATATCATGATATAATTTAATCTATCATATTTAGGAGGTTTCTATGAGAAAGTATCTAAAAATCCTCTTCCTGTTCGCTTTGACGCTCTCGTTTACTGCATGCGGTCAGCAAAACGAGTCGGAACAGCCCACCAATCAGGAAGAAACCAGTCAAACCGGAGAATCCGGTTCTGCAATGAAAGCGGGAACCTATACAGCACAAGTAGCCGGCATGCAGGGACCCCTCACAGTGGAACTGACTGTGGACGAAACAGGAATTAAAGACGCGAAAATTACCGAAAGCCAAGAAACACCCGGTATCGGCAACGTAGCTGCCGAGCGCTTGGCAAAGGAATTGGTCGATTTTCAGTCTCTGGATCTGGACACCGTCTCCGGAGCGACCATTACCAGCGCAGCCGTAAAAAAAGCCTTCAAGGATTGTTTGGAGCAGGCCGGGGCGAATATGGACGCGCTTGAAAAAGAACGTGAACGGGACATTGCCATTGAAAAAGAATACACTGCAGATGTAGTCATTGTTGGTGCCGGTGGCGCCGGTTTAACGGCAGCTTCCGCCGCACTTGAAAATGGCGCCAGTGTCCTTCTCTTAGAAAAGATGGACATCGTTGGCGGAAACTCCATCGTAGTCGGTGGTTTTATGAATGCTCCGATCCCGGAACTACAAGACCACAAATATGAACAGCGTCAGCCAAGCATCGATCGTTTGGTTGAGCAGGCACTGGAGGAAGAGCCGGTCAGCGAAGAGCACAAAGCTCTGCAGGATGCGGTTCGTGAAGAATATGAAGCCTATCTTGCCGACTCCAGCCGCACCCTCTTTGACAGCGCAAACTGGTTTGCCCTGCAGACTTGGAATGCTGGTGATAAAGTAGGTGAATTGCCCATCGTGGAAAAAATGACGGCGCATGCATATGACCGCATGCAGTGGCTTATTTCCAACGGTATGGAATTCAAGGACGAGGTTGTGCTTGGTGGCGGCGCACTGTACACCCGTTCCCGTTATGCGGTAATGCCCAATGGAACCGGCTATATTAAAGCCATTGAAGACAGTATTGCCAAAAATAATAAAGACAATTACCAGTTACTCCTTGGTGCCGATGCCAAAGAATTGATTTTGGATGGCGAAAAAGTGGTTGGCGTCAAGGCGATCATCAATGGGCAGGAAGTCGTCGCCCATGCGAATAAGGGCGTCGTTCTCGCCACGGGCGGGTTTGCCGGAAATGTTGAACTCCGCGTAAAATACGCTCAAGGGGAAAAATGGCCCAATCTAGGAAAGGACGTCCTCACGACGAATACAAAGGGCGTCACCGGCGATGGCATCTTCATGGCGGAATCTGCCGGTGCTGAATTGGTAAATATGGAACAAATCCAATTGCTACCCTACTGCAACCCGATGACCGGCCAGGTCAACGACACTTTCGGGGGCGGCGATGGATCGACCATTTTTATTAATAAGGAAGGGAAGCGCTTTGTCCGCGAAGACGGACGTCGCGACGAGATGTCCAAAGCGAT
This genomic window contains:
- a CDS encoding DUF2254 family protein produces the protein MLSKIKLWFINQKNLLKMSKFILLTGVLLLITWLIDHQYPDLKNYIPKQLLLSVEVSVNFLSNISGVFLTISIFCFTTIVTVLNKYSSSISPRMLQRFIDRTGVLGLYGIFVSGFFYSVISILLLQDLHSDQKVVAGSFGIAYSIITMIGFIVFSKQVLGNLKMSNIIEGVYNDCEKLIDNEVELRKKAERYQEDKPAKEMLIVAARTGYFFEVKSEDILKELDGIKAELTIQKRIGEYITEGETVGDLKIFGDEKCSVEQKEELKEKIGQLLVINIYNNNEDDYHRGLINLTEIANMALSPGINDPNTAIVCIEKISSLLGKLLSTGHPFIVLEQDREAKIIYRSYSVEDELYLVFSQIISYSGGDPLVTQAILQGIYMIYMMAGRSAKAGIKKYFDSAYDLLLTNFSHEIHINKFKRIKKKIEEHSNL
- a CDS encoding FAD-dependent oxidoreductase, producing the protein MRKYLKILFLFALTLSFTACGQQNESEQPTNQEETSQTGESGSAMKAGTYTAQVAGMQGPLTVELTVDETGIKDAKITESQETPGIGNVAAERLAKELVDFQSLDLDTVSGATITSAAVKKAFKDCLEQAGANMDALEKERERDIAIEKEYTADVVIVGAGGAGLTAASAALENGASVLLLEKMDIVGGNSIVVGGFMNAPIPELQDHKYEQRQPSIDRLVEQALEEEPVSEEHKALQDAVREEYEAYLADSSRTLFDSANWFALQTWNAGDKVGELPIVEKMTAHAYDRMQWLISNGMEFKDEVVLGGGALYTRSRYAVMPNGTGYIKAIEDSIAKNNKDNYQLLLGADAKELILDGEKVVGVKAIINGQEVVAHANKGVVLATGGFAGNVELRVKYAQGEKWPNLGKDVLTTNTKGVTGDGIFMAESAGAELVNMEQIQLLPYCNPMTGQVNDTFGGGDGSTIFINKEGKRFVREDGRRDEMSKAIIEQTDGIMYMFSNLATFKVQNAGDIKTLGGQKVSYFLENNLNGIIVADTLEEFAEKFGCPVENLKETLESYNEHVKASTEDEFGRVTFVNPLEEGPFVAYPRKPSAHHTMGGVRIDAETHALRSDGSIIPGLYCAGEITGVIHGANRVGGNAIVDYLTFGYEAGQNAAAGK